Proteins co-encoded in one Synechococcus elongatus PCC 6301 genomic window:
- a CDS encoding class I SAM-dependent methyltransferase codes for MTATTVKPMGLASRLVSGILQIQPLFNIARKRARSMMVQRASQIGVDWPARTAALRQRQSEQSFSPDWEQDLQALTNPDLQYPSYYVAPFHAYPEGNLGWEPAMEVEVAALSVHARIWPEAGAQGDAQLRASYHQVLKEHLPTAPQRILDIGCSVGMSTFTLQDTFPQAAIAGLDLSPYFLAVAKYQAEQAGRSIQWHHAAAEATGLPDQSFDLISACLVFHELPAQAAQDILKEARRLLPVGGHIALMDMNPQSDVFAKMPPYILTLLKSTEPYIDEYFSLDLDAVFQAAGFTTPTRICNSPRHHTLIAQAI; via the coding sequence ATGACGGCTACGACGGTAAAACCGATGGGGCTTGCCTCTCGTTTGGTCAGTGGCATCCTCCAGATTCAGCCACTCTTCAACATCGCGCGCAAACGAGCGCGATCGATGATGGTGCAACGTGCTAGCCAGATCGGCGTCGATTGGCCGGCCAGAACTGCAGCCCTGCGTCAACGTCAGAGCGAGCAGTCGTTTTCGCCGGATTGGGAACAGGATCTGCAGGCGCTAACCAATCCTGATCTCCAATACCCGAGCTACTACGTCGCACCCTTTCATGCCTATCCCGAGGGCAACTTGGGCTGGGAACCGGCGATGGAAGTGGAAGTGGCGGCGCTCTCCGTCCATGCCCGCATTTGGCCCGAGGCGGGTGCCCAAGGCGATGCTCAACTCCGCGCCAGCTATCACCAAGTTTTGAAAGAGCATCTGCCGACTGCACCCCAGCGGATTTTGGACATTGGCTGCAGTGTTGGCATGAGCACCTTCACGTTGCAAGACACGTTCCCGCAAGCAGCGATCGCGGGTCTCGATCTTTCGCCCTATTTCCTTGCCGTCGCGAAATATCAGGCAGAACAGGCGGGGCGATCGATTCAATGGCACCATGCCGCAGCGGAAGCGACAGGACTGCCGGATCAAAGCTTTGATCTCATTTCTGCTTGCCTGGTCTTTCACGAACTACCGGCTCAAGCAGCACAAGACATCCTCAAAGAGGCGCGACGCTTGCTGCCGGTCGGCGGTCACATTGCTCTGATGGACATGAATCCGCAGTCGGATGTGTTTGCCAAAATGCCACCCTACATCCTGACGCTGCTGAAGAGCACCGAGCCTTACATCGACGAATATTTCAGTTTGGACTTGGATGCGGTTTTCCAAGCGGCGGGGTTCACGACTCCGACTCGGATCTGCAACAGTCCCCGCCACCACACGCTGATTGCCCAGGCGATTTAA
- a CDS encoding TM0106 family RecB-like putative nuclease, with amino-acid sequence MGLGDADLLDYLRCARRLYLNRWGDRQQAEAPNAYLQRLRRLALERRRDVAAEWQAIAVDPSDRAASTLDLMAQGVDCIEGGRLQVEPHWADPDLLVRQPGQSIWGDWIYQPVAVKLAKKPKTEYLLQLAFQAELLTSIQGVWPEQGWLLLRDCHPKAYNLDLRRSQLQEHLAACAPILQNQQEPELFISRSRCDLCVWQTDCRDRARDQVHLSLLPGVSPSRFAILRDLKLDQLEALATADPQSLAIAADWELGLAQRLVQQAAVFLSQQPQPLQTYAFPDSDVEFFFDIEAQPDLDLCYLHGVLIRDRRQPESQFRPLLAEQPDQEADTWQQLLQLLDRHPQAPVYHFCSFEVDSLRRLGQRYGCSTRRLEALLTRFIDIHAVLTRSVLLPTESYALKSIARWLGFDWRDTEANGSQAILWYDYWLETGDRTWLDRILLYNEDDCRATAIVKDWLAEFLREPCLTGVAAVDEEQPLRH; translated from the coding sequence ATGGGGCTTGGCGATGCTGATTTACTCGATTACCTCCGTTGTGCGCGGCGGCTCTATCTGAATCGCTGGGGCGATCGCCAGCAGGCTGAAGCCCCCAATGCTTACCTGCAACGGTTGCGTCGTCTTGCTTTGGAACGCCGGCGAGATGTGGCCGCGGAATGGCAGGCGATCGCGGTGGATCCGAGCGATCGCGCCGCCTCCACCCTCGATTTGATGGCTCAAGGTGTTGACTGTATTGAGGGCGGACGGCTCCAGGTGGAACCCCATTGGGCAGACCCGGATTTGTTGGTGCGCCAGCCCGGACAGTCGATTTGGGGCGATTGGATCTATCAGCCGGTGGCTGTCAAACTGGCCAAAAAGCCGAAGACGGAATATCTGCTGCAGCTAGCCTTTCAAGCAGAATTGCTGACTAGCATTCAAGGCGTTTGGCCTGAACAGGGTTGGCTGCTGCTGCGGGATTGCCATCCCAAGGCCTACAACCTCGATCTGCGGCGATCGCAATTACAAGAACATTTGGCGGCCTGTGCGCCGATTTTGCAGAATCAGCAGGAACCGGAGCTGTTCATCAGCCGGAGTCGCTGCGATCTCTGTGTCTGGCAAACGGACTGTCGCGATCGCGCCCGCGATCAAGTCCATCTGTCACTCTTGCCCGGGGTATCACCCAGCCGCTTTGCCATCCTGCGCGATCTCAAGCTGGATCAATTGGAAGCTCTGGCGACCGCCGATCCACAGAGTTTGGCGATCGCGGCGGACTGGGAACTGGGTCTGGCGCAGCGCTTAGTGCAGCAAGCAGCTGTCTTCCTCAGTCAACAGCCTCAGCCGCTCCAGACCTACGCCTTCCCCGATTCAGATGTTGAGTTTTTCTTTGATATCGAGGCGCAGCCAGATCTCGATCTCTGTTACCTACATGGGGTGCTGATTCGCGATCGCCGCCAGCCCGAAAGTCAGTTTCGCCCCTTGTTAGCTGAGCAGCCTGACCAAGAGGCAGACACGTGGCAACAACTGCTGCAATTACTCGATCGCCATCCGCAAGCGCCGGTCTATCACTTCTGCAGCTTTGAAGTCGACAGCTTGCGGCGTTTGGGTCAGCGCTATGGTTGCTCAACTCGACGCTTAGAAGCGTTACTGACGCGCTTCATCGACATCCATGCCGTGCTAACTCGCAGCGTGCTGCTGCCCACCGAAAGCTATGCCCTCAAAAGCATTGCCCGCTGGCTGGGTTTCGACTGGCGGGATACCGAGGCAAACGGCTCTCAAGCCATCCTCTGGTACGACTACTGGCTAGAAACGGGCGATCGCACTTGGCTCGATCGAATCCTGCTCTACAACGAGGACGACTGCCGAGCGACGGCGATCGTCAAGGATTGGCTCGCCGAGTTCCTGCGGGAGCCTTGCCTGACTGGCGTTGCTGCTGTCGATGAGGAACAGCCGCTCAGACACTAG
- a CDS encoding DUF2949 domain-containing protein: MSFIPFPGNESSLNTPIAAAKPELIRFLQEELALPDASIEMAVRHSEQEQGPIPMVLWRYGLVNLQELEQIYDWMEAAA, from the coding sequence ATGAGTTTCATTCCCTTCCCGGGCAACGAATCCAGCCTCAATACCCCGATCGCTGCAGCGAAGCCTGAGCTGATTCGTTTCCTGCAGGAAGAATTGGCTCTGCCGGATGCCTCGATTGAAATGGCCGTCCGTCATAGCGAGCAAGAACAAGGCCCGATCCCAATGGTGCTCTGGCGCTACGGCTTGGTGAACCTGCAAGAACTGGAACAGATCTACGACTGGATGGAAGCTGCCGCCTAG
- a CDS encoding FAD-dependent hydroxylase: MLTEANPTDLVSSRSLTTDVVVVGAGIVGSLVTYGLARQGLRVALVEAQSPAAVLKRDRAYALTLAAADLLEQLGLWETLLPRIQPFQEIQLSDTALPKSVRLLPKDLQRSQSLGYVAEHRVLLETLYEQFESLPNLTWLPSTQLLEVNLDTHQATLLLERDGIQQQWQSQLVVAADGPNSPLREACGIRRDGWAYWQSCLTAVVGLERSHQGVAQECFRKSGPFAVLPLPGDRAQIVWTAPHAQAQQLRDLPESEFLQQLRQPFGDRYGQLRLLSDRRIFPVQLRQSRRYVQHRLALVGDAAHCCHPVGGQGLNLGIQDAGALIETLTSDRRRRKDLGRLSLLQRYERRRKRETWLILGFTDLLDRLFSNHFWPLVQLRRLGLWLLRHVPLLRTLALKVMTGQWVQRIQLKSH, translated from the coding sequence ATGCTGACTGAGGCCAACCCCACTGATCTTGTGTCGTCGCGATCGCTGACCACCGATGTCGTTGTCGTTGGAGCAGGCATTGTCGGCAGCTTGGTCACCTATGGCTTAGCCCGCCAAGGATTGCGGGTTGCCCTAGTTGAGGCCCAATCTCCTGCGGCAGTCCTGAAACGCGATCGCGCCTATGCTCTGACCTTGGCCGCCGCCGATTTACTGGAGCAGTTGGGACTGTGGGAAACTTTGCTGCCCCGCATTCAACCTTTCCAAGAAATTCAGCTCAGCGACACAGCGCTTCCCAAATCCGTACGCCTGTTGCCGAAGGATTTGCAGCGATCGCAGAGCCTTGGCTACGTAGCCGAACATCGGGTCCTGCTGGAAACGCTCTACGAGCAGTTTGAGTCGCTGCCCAACCTTACTTGGCTGCCCTCAACGCAACTACTGGAAGTCAACCTCGACACCCACCAAGCCACACTGCTCCTCGAACGCGATGGCATTCAACAGCAGTGGCAAAGCCAACTGGTTGTCGCGGCTGATGGCCCCAACTCCCCTCTGCGCGAGGCTTGCGGCATTCGGCGGGATGGCTGGGCCTACTGGCAGTCCTGTCTGACGGCAGTGGTTGGCCTCGAGCGATCGCATCAGGGCGTTGCCCAGGAATGTTTCCGTAAGAGTGGCCCCTTTGCCGTTCTGCCCCTACCGGGCGATCGCGCTCAGATCGTCTGGACGGCACCCCATGCTCAGGCACAACAGTTGCGGGATCTCCCCGAGTCAGAATTTCTCCAACAACTACGGCAACCCTTTGGCGATCGCTACGGACAACTGCGTTTGCTCAGCGATCGCCGCATCTTTCCGGTGCAACTGCGCCAAAGCCGCCGCTACGTCCAGCACCGCCTTGCCCTCGTTGGTGATGCCGCGCATTGCTGCCATCCGGTGGGGGGCCAAGGGCTGAACCTCGGCATTCAGGATGCGGGCGCCCTGATTGAAACCTTGACTAGCGATCGCCGTCGCCGCAAAGATCTCGGCCGACTATCACTACTCCAGCGCTACGAACGCCGTCGCAAACGCGAAACTTGGCTGATCTTGGGCTTTACCGATCTGCTCGATCGCCTCTTCTCCAATCATTTCTGGCCCCTCGTCCAGTTACGCCGTCTGGGGCTGTGGCTCCTGCGCCATGTGCCCCTGCTTCGGACTCTCGCCCTCAAGGTGATGACGGGGCAATGGGTACAGCGCATTCAACTCAAGAGCCACTAG
- the plsY gene encoding glycerol-3-phosphate 1-O-acyltransferase PlsY, which produces MLLSVVAIALLAYLLGSFPAGYLAGRWLKGIDIRKEGSGSTGATNVLRVLGKGPALVVFITDILKGVLAVVAARAIASTNGLDPSAIAWLAAFAAIIAVVGHSLPVWLSFRGGKSVATSLGVLLALSPVVGLSGFGAFLLLLALFRIVSLGSIAGAITVIVLMLILPEPLPNKILGIASGIYVIYRHRSNLDRLRRGEEPRIGQRLSTNR; this is translated from the coding sequence ATGTTGCTCAGTGTTGTCGCGATCGCGCTGCTTGCCTACCTTTTGGGCTCCTTCCCAGCAGGCTATCTGGCTGGCCGCTGGCTCAAGGGCATTGACATTCGCAAGGAAGGATCTGGTTCGACTGGAGCCACCAATGTCCTACGGGTGCTGGGCAAGGGTCCAGCCTTGGTGGTGTTCATCACCGACATTCTCAAGGGTGTCCTGGCAGTTGTTGCGGCACGGGCGATCGCCTCTACCAATGGACTCGATCCGAGTGCGATCGCTTGGCTTGCTGCCTTTGCCGCGATCATTGCTGTCGTCGGTCACAGCCTGCCGGTTTGGCTCAGTTTTCGGGGTGGCAAATCTGTTGCCACTAGCTTAGGCGTACTCCTCGCCTTATCGCCCGTGGTTGGGCTGTCAGGATTCGGCGCTTTCCTCCTGCTCCTAGCCCTATTTCGGATTGTCTCGCTTGGCTCGATCGCCGGGGCCATTACTGTCATCGTCTTGATGCTGATCTTGCCGGAACCCCTACCAAACAAGATTCTGGGTATCGCTTCTGGGATTTACGTGATCTACCGGCACCGGAGCAACCTCGATCGCCTACGGCGGGGTGAAGAACCCCGCATTGGACAACGGCTATCAACCAATCGTTAA
- the proC gene encoding pyrroline-5-carboxylate reductase, translating to MISSLGIIGGGVMGEALLARLLAQGQVAATAVTVSEPFAARCEFLNDRYGVRCVDDNAEAAQADWVLLAIKPQVFDPAVAGLANLRSDRLILSILAGVPLAKLEAAFPHEAVIRAMPNTPATVGAGVTAIAAGQQVTADQLSQAQEFFAAVGRVVTVPESQLDAVTGLSGSGPGYVALIVEALSDGGVAAGLPRAIATELAIQTVRGTAELLQETGWHPGELKDRVCSPGGTTIAGVATLEQNGLRSALIEAVKAAALRSQQLG from the coding sequence ATGATCAGCAGCTTGGGCATCATTGGCGGTGGCGTGATGGGAGAAGCCTTGCTCGCCCGACTGTTGGCCCAAGGACAGGTGGCCGCGACGGCCGTTACTGTCAGTGAACCCTTTGCTGCTCGGTGTGAGTTCCTGAACGATCGCTACGGCGTTCGTTGCGTTGATGACAATGCTGAAGCTGCTCAGGCTGATTGGGTTTTGCTGGCGATCAAACCTCAGGTCTTTGATCCGGCAGTGGCAGGCCTAGCAAATTTGCGCAGCGATCGTTTGATCCTGTCGATCTTGGCAGGAGTACCTTTGGCCAAGCTGGAGGCTGCTTTTCCGCATGAAGCGGTGATTCGGGCCATGCCGAACACGCCGGCGACGGTGGGTGCTGGGGTAACGGCGATCGCAGCTGGACAGCAGGTAACGGCGGATCAGCTCAGCCAAGCACAGGAATTTTTTGCGGCAGTCGGTCGCGTTGTCACCGTACCGGAATCGCAATTGGATGCCGTGACAGGACTGTCTGGTTCCGGCCCCGGCTATGTCGCTCTGATTGTTGAAGCCCTCAGTGATGGCGGTGTCGCTGCTGGTCTGCCCCGCGCGATCGCGACTGAACTGGCGATTCAAACGGTGCGGGGAACGGCGGAATTGCTCCAAGAAACCGGCTGGCATCCGGGCGAACTCAAAGATCGCGTCTGTAGCCCCGGCGGTACCACAATTGCGGGGGTAGCGACCCTTGAACAAAATGGACTGCGATCTGCCCTGATCGAAGCGGTCAAAGCAGCAGCGCTGCGATCGCAACAATTGGGCTAG
- a CDS encoding ABC transporter permease, with the protein MQLAVLDRLRLPGFTGATFAARLARWGLGISLIYVLIAIAAPLLQAWGWLQNPTEALLNPIHAAPSWQHWFGTTRQGYDVFSRTLFGTRVALQVVLLGTSLSLVIGVPLGLIAGYWGGWLDRALVFLMDVIYTLPGLLLSITLAFVVGRGVPNAAIALSIAYVPQYFRVVRNQTASVKSEPYIEAARSLGASTPHILRKYLVANVIQSVPVLFTLNAADAVLILGGLGFLGLGLPEAVPEWGYDLRQALDALPTGIWWTALFPGLAMTLLVVALSLLGEGLGETLQPKRR; encoded by the coding sequence ATGCAACTTGCAGTGCTGGATCGCTTGCGTCTGCCCGGCTTTACCGGCGCTACTTTTGCGGCGCGGCTGGCGCGGTGGGGACTGGGCATCAGCCTGATCTACGTACTGATTGCGATCGCGGCACCACTCTTGCAGGCTTGGGGCTGGCTCCAAAATCCGACGGAAGCGTTGCTCAATCCCATCCATGCCGCGCCCTCTTGGCAGCATTGGTTTGGCACAACGCGGCAGGGCTATGACGTCTTTTCACGGACGCTGTTTGGGACGCGAGTCGCTCTGCAGGTCGTTTTGCTGGGAACGAGTTTGAGTTTGGTGATCGGGGTGCCACTGGGCTTGATTGCCGGTTACTGGGGCGGTTGGCTCGATCGCGCCCTGGTTTTTTTGATGGACGTAATCTACACGCTGCCCGGCCTGCTGCTGTCGATCACGTTGGCTTTTGTGGTGGGACGCGGCGTGCCCAATGCAGCGATCGCCCTCAGCATTGCCTACGTGCCGCAGTACTTTCGAGTCGTGCGCAACCAAACGGCGAGTGTCAAAAGCGAACCCTACATCGAGGCGGCGCGATCGCTGGGGGCTTCGACCCCGCACATTTTGCGCAAGTACTTGGTCGCCAACGTCATCCAAAGCGTGCCGGTGCTATTCACCTTGAACGCAGCCGATGCCGTCTTGATTCTGGGTGGTTTGGGCTTTCTGGGCTTAGGTCTACCGGAGGCAGTTCCCGAGTGGGGCTACGACCTACGGCAGGCACTGGACGCTCTGCCTACAGGCATTTGGTGGACGGCGCTCTTTCCGGGCTTGGCGATGACTCTGCTCGTCGTGGCGCTGTCGCTGCTAGGCGAAGGCCTGGGTGAAACCCTGCAACCCAAGCGGCGCTAG
- a CDS encoding cell division protein SepF produces the protein MSFVNRIRDIVGLNESLDYDEEYETYDVAADSYNGYNDAAETSSRRRQRNHTPTASIEPVSTASNVIGLPGLSSSSEVVVMEPRSFEEMPQAIQALRERKTIVLNLTMMEPDQAQRAVDFVAGGTFAIDGHQERVGESIFLFTPSCVHVTTQGGEQYLNESPAQPVQTTTSFGRTATPTPAWGTDSRYAAQ, from the coding sequence GTGTCTTTTGTGAACCGGATCCGCGATATCGTCGGTCTCAATGAGTCGCTGGACTACGACGAAGAGTACGAAACCTACGATGTGGCAGCGGACTCTTACAACGGTTATAACGACGCTGCCGAAACCAGTTCCCGCCGGAGACAGCGCAACCATACGCCGACTGCCAGTATTGAACCGGTTAGTACGGCCAGCAATGTGATTGGCTTGCCCGGTCTGAGCAGCAGCTCAGAAGTGGTGGTAATGGAACCCCGCTCTTTCGAAGAAATGCCCCAGGCCATTCAGGCTTTGCGCGAGCGCAAGACGATCGTGCTGAACCTGACGATGATGGAGCCTGACCAAGCACAGCGCGCCGTCGATTTTGTCGCCGGTGGCACCTTTGCCATTGATGGCCACCAAGAGCGCGTCGGCGAAAGCATTTTTCTGTTCACCCCGAGCTGCGTTCATGTCACCACCCAAGGTGGCGAGCAGTATCTGAACGAGTCCCCTGCCCAGCCGGTGCAGACTACGACTAGCTTTGGCCGGACTGCGACTCCGACCCCGGCTTGGGGCACCGATAGCCGCTACGCTGCTCAATAG
- a CDS encoding S9 family peptidase: MITAAYGSWRSPISADLIVQGSVGLSGVMLSGGDRYWLESRPTERGRTTLIRQSATGQIEELTPTPWNVRTRAHEYGGGSYCIDQGEVYFSHDKDQRLYRLILGQDPQPLTPELPLKFADGLIDRQRQRWIGVREDHRPEGEAIDAIVAIPLTGEPSEGQILTIGADFYASPRLSADGQRLAWLTWSHPNMPWDGTELWVAEFLADGSLATPQKVAGGDRESVFQPEWLPDGRLGFVSDRSSWWNLYSWDGQNTQAIAPTEAEFGLPQWVFGMRTWAPIDGDRWLAASTRAGHWSLSLVDLATGSLKPFDLPFTDISGLVVEGDRALFTAANTDRPGAVIELQISSGEWQVLKSSSSLDLDPRYLSIPQSISFPSANGRVAYGHFYPPNNPDYRAPAGEKPPLLVKSHGGPTAQTRSSLSLGIQYWTSRGIAVLDVDYGGSTGYGRPYRDALQGQWGIVDVEDCAAGAQWLADQGLVDGDRLCIDGGSAGGYTTLCALTFTDVFKAGASRYGIGDLKALAEDTHKFESRYLDGLIGPWPEAADLYRERSPIHHVEQLNCPVIFFQGLEDKVVPPAQAETMVAALKAKGLPVAYVLFPEEQHGFRQAANIKRSLEGELYFYSQIFGFDLADEIEPVAIANWPKA, from the coding sequence ATGATCACGGCTGCCTACGGTTCTTGGCGATCGCCGATCAGTGCCGACCTGATTGTGCAAGGCAGTGTTGGATTGAGCGGTGTGATGCTGTCAGGGGGCGATCGCTACTGGCTGGAGTCGCGCCCCACGGAACGCGGCCGTACGACATTGATTCGCCAATCCGCGACAGGACAGATTGAAGAACTAACTCCGACACCGTGGAACGTTCGCACTCGAGCCCATGAGTATGGCGGCGGCTCCTACTGCATCGATCAGGGCGAGGTCTACTTCAGCCACGACAAGGATCAGCGGCTCTATCGCCTGATTCTGGGGCAAGATCCGCAGCCGTTGACGCCGGAGCTACCGCTGAAATTTGCAGATGGTCTGATCGATCGCCAGCGGCAGCGCTGGATTGGCGTCCGCGAAGATCACCGACCGGAGGGCGAAGCGATCGATGCGATCGTAGCGATTCCTCTGACTGGCGAACCCAGTGAAGGGCAGATTCTCACGATCGGAGCGGACTTCTATGCATCGCCGCGCCTCAGTGCCGATGGGCAACGGCTGGCTTGGCTGACTTGGTCGCACCCGAATATGCCCTGGGATGGCACCGAGTTGTGGGTGGCGGAGTTCCTAGCCGATGGGTCGCTGGCCACGCCGCAGAAAGTTGCAGGAGGCGATCGCGAGTCGGTGTTTCAGCCGGAATGGCTGCCGGATGGGCGTTTGGGCTTTGTCTCCGATCGCAGCAGCTGGTGGAATCTCTACAGCTGGGATGGTCAGAACACGCAGGCGATCGCGCCCACTGAGGCGGAATTTGGCCTGCCCCAATGGGTGTTTGGTATGCGCACTTGGGCACCGATCGATGGCGATCGCTGGTTGGCCGCTTCTACAAGGGCAGGGCACTGGTCGCTCTCGCTAGTGGATCTCGCCACGGGCAGCCTGAAGCCATTTGATCTGCCGTTCACGGATATCTCTGGCTTAGTTGTAGAAGGCGATCGCGCTTTATTTACGGCAGCCAATACCGATCGCCCGGGTGCGGTGATTGAACTGCAAATCAGCAGTGGCGAGTGGCAAGTCCTCAAGTCCAGCTCCAGCTTGGATCTCGACCCGCGCTATCTCTCGATTCCCCAGAGCATTAGTTTCCCGAGTGCCAATGGTCGGGTGGCATACGGTCACTTCTACCCGCCGAATAATCCGGACTACCGAGCGCCTGCGGGCGAGAAACCGCCGCTACTGGTCAAAAGTCATGGCGGCCCGACGGCGCAAACTCGCAGCAGCCTTAGCCTTGGCATTCAGTACTGGACGAGTCGCGGTATCGCTGTGCTTGATGTCGATTACGGCGGTAGCACGGGCTATGGCCGCCCCTATCGCGATGCCCTGCAAGGGCAGTGGGGCATTGTCGATGTTGAAGATTGCGCCGCTGGTGCCCAGTGGTTAGCCGATCAAGGGCTAGTGGATGGCGATCGCCTCTGCATTGATGGTGGTAGCGCGGGCGGCTACACAACGCTCTGTGCCCTGACCTTCACCGATGTTTTCAAAGCCGGAGCGAGCCGCTATGGCATTGGCGACCTCAAAGCCCTCGCTGAAGACACCCACAAATTTGAGTCCCGCTACCTCGATGGCTTGATTGGCCCTTGGCCCGAGGCGGCGGATCTTTACCGCGAGCGATCGCCGATTCACCACGTCGAGCAGCTCAACTGCCCTGTGATTTTCTTCCAAGGTTTGGAAGACAAAGTTGTGCCACCGGCGCAGGCAGAAACCATGGTCGCCGCACTCAAAGCCAAAGGCCTGCCTGTCGCCTATGTGCTCTTCCCCGAGGAACAGCACGGCTTCCGGCAGGCTGCTAACATCAAGCGATCGCTGGAAGGGGAGCTGTACTTCTACAGCCAAATCTTCGGCTTCGACCTTGCAGACGAAATCGAACCGGTGGCGATCGCTAACTGGCCTAAGGCTTAA